Proteins encoded within one genomic window of Microbacterium sp. LKL04:
- a CDS encoding NAD(P)H-dependent glycerol-3-phosphate dehydrogenase: MTPRESPRRDVVAPRVAVLGSGSWGTTFGKVLADGGADVMMWARRAELAHEIREGKRNTQYLPGINLPRGLSATHHLAEALDGATQVYIAISSQALRQNLKGVRPLLGDSDAPIVSLMKGVEKKTGLRMSQVLEEELRCDPARIAVASGPNLALEIARQQPTAAVISSSSQETAEAVARVARNGYFRTFVNTDVIGTEFGGVLKNLIAVAIGIVDGVGYGENTKASIITRGLVEMTDFAVAQGAQPETLQGLAGLGDLIATCQSPLSRNNTAGRLLGQGYSFTEVVKQMDQTAEGLASVAPVLQLARAAGIQMPIVEQVKMVLDGTMNPRDIAPHLTTDDDEPTEERTQNGSGGSGSALRRAFQRALDQFRHGGRGAARDRS; this comes from the coding sequence TTGACTCCTAGGGAATCGCCGCGACGCGACGTCGTCGCTCCTCGTGTCGCCGTTCTCGGTTCCGGGAGTTGGGGGACGACCTTCGGCAAGGTCCTCGCCGACGGTGGCGCCGACGTCATGATGTGGGCACGTCGAGCAGAGCTCGCGCACGAGATCCGCGAGGGCAAGCGCAACACGCAGTACCTCCCGGGCATCAACCTGCCCCGCGGGCTGTCGGCGACCCACCATCTCGCGGAGGCGCTCGACGGTGCGACCCAGGTCTACATCGCGATCTCGAGCCAGGCACTGCGGCAGAACCTGAAGGGCGTCCGCCCGTTGCTCGGCGACAGCGACGCTCCGATCGTCTCCCTCATGAAGGGCGTGGAGAAGAAGACCGGGCTCCGCATGAGTCAGGTGCTCGAAGAAGAGCTCCGCTGCGACCCCGCCCGCATCGCCGTCGCCTCGGGGCCCAACCTCGCCCTGGAGATCGCGCGCCAGCAGCCCACGGCCGCAGTCATCTCGTCCTCCAGCCAGGAGACCGCTGAAGCCGTCGCCCGCGTCGCGCGCAACGGCTACTTCCGCACCTTCGTCAACACCGACGTGATCGGCACCGAGTTCGGCGGTGTGCTGAAGAACCTCATCGCCGTCGCGATCGGGATCGTCGACGGGGTGGGCTACGGCGAGAACACGAAGGCGTCGATCATCACCCGCGGTCTCGTGGAGATGACGGACTTCGCGGTCGCGCAGGGCGCTCAGCCCGAGACGCTGCAGGGACTCGCCGGTCTCGGCGACCTGATCGCGACGTGTCAGTCGCCCCTCAGCCGCAACAACACCGCCGGCCGCCTGCTCGGACAGGGATACAGCTTCACCGAGGTCGTGAAGCAGATGGACCAGACGGCCGAAGGCCTCGCCTCCGTCGCTCCCGTCCTTCAGCTGGCGCGGGCAGCCGGCATCCAGATGCCCATCGTCGAGCAGGTCAAGATGGTGCTCGACGGCACGATGAACCCCCGTGACATCGCTCCGCACCTGACGACGGATGACGATGAGCCCACGGAGGAGAGGACTCAGAATGGTTCAGGCGGTAGTGGTTCTGCTCTTCGGCGGGCGTTCCAGCGAGCACTCGATCAGTTCCGCCACGGCGGGCGGGGTGCTGCGCGCGATCGATCGTGA
- a CDS encoding lysophospholipid acyltransferase family protein → MTRVSPRRRASAEKTRPSVFWPAAMIVVPATGWFARIEIEGAENLPLEGAYVLAPNHYSEFDPVIIAVATWRMGRAPRFMAKESLFTVPVLGALLRATGMIPVARASNSAAATQTLAQSNALVAAQRGVIVYPEGSLTRDPDMWPMRGKTGAVRLALAAGRTLPVIPVATWGVQEILPRYGRLRLWPPRRRVRVLVGPPVDLTAFTDTTPATLTAATDAVMRDISILLGRLRGEEPPAERWNPAKHGQNETGRLDS, encoded by the coding sequence GTGACCCGGGTGAGCCCGCGTCGTCGCGCGTCGGCGGAGAAGACGCGCCCCAGCGTGTTCTGGCCCGCCGCCATGATCGTCGTCCCGGCCACGGGGTGGTTCGCGAGGATCGAGATCGAGGGCGCGGAGAATCTGCCGCTCGAGGGCGCGTACGTCCTGGCACCGAACCACTACAGCGAGTTCGACCCCGTGATCATCGCGGTCGCGACCTGGCGCATGGGCCGCGCTCCGCGCTTCATGGCGAAGGAGAGCCTCTTCACGGTCCCCGTACTGGGCGCCCTGCTGCGTGCGACCGGCATGATCCCCGTCGCCCGGGCGTCGAACTCGGCAGCTGCCACGCAGACCCTCGCGCAGTCGAACGCCCTCGTCGCCGCGCAGCGCGGCGTCATCGTCTACCCGGAGGGCTCGCTCACACGCGACCCCGACATGTGGCCGATGCGCGGCAAGACGGGCGCCGTCCGGCTCGCCCTCGCCGCAGGCCGCACGCTGCCGGTGATCCCGGTCGCGACGTGGGGCGTGCAGGAGATCCTGCCGCGGTACGGCCGACTGCGGCTGTGGCCGCCCCGTCGTCGCGTGCGCGTCCTCGTCGGCCCTCCCGTCGATCTGACCGCCTTCACCGACACGACGCCCGCCACCCTCACCGCCGCGACGGATGCCGTCATGCGCGACATCTCGATCCTCCTCGGCCGCCTTCGAGGCGAGGAGCCTCCTGCAGAGCGGTGGAACCCGGCCAAGCACGGGCAGAACGAGACGGGGCGTCTTGACTCCTAG
- the murA gene encoding UDP-N-acetylglucosamine 1-carboxyvinyltransferase: MNTLLSDSASTPASGGNTGQTLRIRGGRPLRGRVEVKGAKNLATKAMVAALLGETASILRDVPDISDVHVVRSLLEVHGVRVEDLEDGVLRLDPSGAVSAHMEEIDAHAGASRIPILFCGPLLHLLGQAFIPDLGGCRIGDRPIDFHLDALRSFGAIVDKLPSGIRLSAPDGLHGANIELPYPSVGATEQVLLTAVRAKGTTELRNAAIEPEIMDLIAVLQKMGAIISYEPNRVIFIEGVESLRGYDHRAIFDRNEAASWAAAALATDGDIFVGGAKQQEMLTFLNVFRKVGGDFDIAEDGIRFRRGGALKPVMVETDVHPGFMTDWQQPLIVALTQAEGESVVHETVYENRLGFTRALVQMGADIVVHPDGIASSERRVPRRALEQAAVINGPTPLRGADVVVPDLRGGYSYVIAALAAEGESTVRNIGIIRRGYEKFLEKLTDLGADFDVTE; the protein is encoded by the coding sequence ATGAACACACTTCTCAGCGACTCCGCGTCGACCCCCGCCAGCGGCGGAAACACCGGCCAGACGCTCCGGATCCGCGGCGGTCGACCGCTGCGGGGCCGCGTCGAGGTGAAGGGGGCGAAGAACCTCGCCACCAAGGCGATGGTCGCCGCCCTCCTGGGTGAGACCGCCAGCATCCTGCGAGACGTGCCGGACATCAGCGATGTGCACGTCGTGCGTTCGCTCCTCGAGGTCCACGGCGTCCGCGTCGAGGACCTCGAGGACGGCGTCCTCCGGCTCGACCCGAGCGGCGCGGTCTCGGCGCACATGGAGGAGATCGACGCGCACGCGGGAGCGTCCCGCATCCCGATCCTCTTCTGCGGCCCCCTGCTGCACCTGCTGGGTCAGGCGTTCATCCCGGACCTCGGCGGGTGCCGCATCGGCGACCGCCCGATCGACTTCCACCTCGACGCGCTCCGCTCGTTCGGTGCCATCGTCGACAAGCTGCCCAGCGGCATCCGTCTCTCGGCACCCGATGGCCTGCACGGCGCCAACATCGAGCTCCCGTACCCCAGCGTCGGTGCGACCGAGCAGGTGCTGCTCACCGCGGTCCGGGCGAAGGGCACCACCGAGCTTCGGAACGCAGCCATCGAGCCCGAGATCATGGATCTGATCGCCGTCCTGCAGAAGATGGGCGCGATCATCTCCTACGAGCCCAACCGGGTCATCTTCATCGAGGGTGTCGAGTCGCTCCGCGGCTACGACCACCGGGCGATCTTTGACCGCAACGAGGCCGCGTCGTGGGCCGCCGCGGCGCTCGCGACCGACGGCGACATCTTCGTCGGGGGAGCGAAGCAGCAGGAGATGCTGACCTTCCTCAACGTCTTCCGCAAGGTGGGCGGCGACTTCGACATCGCCGAGGACGGCATCCGCTTCCGTCGCGGCGGCGCACTCAAGCCCGTCATGGTCGAGACCGACGTGCACCCCGGCTTCATGACCGACTGGCAGCAGCCGCTCATCGTCGCTCTGACGCAGGCCGAGGGCGAGTCCGTCGTCCACGAGACGGTCTACGAGAACCGGCTCGGCTTCACGCGCGCCCTCGTCCAGATGGGCGCCGACATCGTCGTTCACCCCGACGGCATCGCGAGCTCCGAGCGGCGCGTCCCCCGACGCGCGCTCGAGCAGGCGGCCGTCATCAACGGGCCGACTCCGCTCCGCGGCGCCGACGTCGTCGTGCCCGACCTCCGGGGTGGGTACTCGTACGTGATCGCGGCCCTCGCCGCCGAGGGCGAGTCGACCGTCCGCAACATCGGGATCATCCGCCGGGGGTACGAGAAGTTCCTCGAGAAGCTCACGGATCTCGGCGCCGACTTCGACGTCACGGAGTGA
- the leuD gene encoding 3-isopropylmalate dehydratase small subunit, producing MEKFTRHTGVGVPLKRSAVDTDQIIPAVYLKRVTKTGFEDALFANWRQDPAFILNQDAYRDGSVLVAGPDFGTGSSREHAVWALRDYGFRVVLSTKFADIFRGNSGKQGLVTGVVTEDVLESIWAALEAEPGREITVDLETRTVEVGDLQASFDIDDYTRWRLLEGLDDIGLTLRSEDQIAQFEARREAWRPRTLPVR from the coding sequence ATGGAGAAGTTCACCCGCCACACGGGCGTCGGCGTGCCCCTGAAGCGCTCCGCCGTCGACACGGACCAGATCATCCCCGCCGTCTACCTCAAGCGCGTCACCAAGACGGGTTTCGAGGACGCGCTGTTCGCCAACTGGCGCCAGGACCCCGCGTTCATCCTCAATCAGGATGCCTACCGCGACGGTTCCGTCCTCGTCGCGGGCCCTGACTTCGGTACCGGCTCGAGCCGCGAGCATGCGGTCTGGGCGCTCCGCGACTACGGCTTCCGGGTCGTCCTCAGCACGAAGTTCGCGGACATCTTCCGCGGCAATTCGGGCAAGCAGGGCCTGGTCACCGGCGTCGTCACCGAGGACGTCCTCGAGTCGATCTGGGCGGCGCTCGAGGCTGAGCCCGGCCGTGAGATCACGGTGGACCTCGAGACACGGACAGTGGAGGTCGGCGACCTCCAGGCCTCCTTCGACATCGACGATTACACTAGGTGGCGGCTTCTCGAAGGGCTCGACGACATCGGGCTCACGCTGCGCAGCGAAGATCAGATCGCGCAGTTCGAGGCGCGCCGCGAGGCGTGGCGGCCACGGACGCTCCCCGTCCGCTGA
- the leuC gene encoding 3-isopropylmalate dehydratase large subunit has translation MSTIPDRPRTLAEKVWDDHLVVKGEGGSPDLIYIDLHLVHEVTSPQAFDGLRAEGRPVRRLDLTIATEDHNTPTLEIDKPIADLTSRTQIETLRRNAEEFGVRLHSLGDKEQGIVHVVGPQLGLTMPGITVVCGDSHTSTHGAFGAMAFGIGTSEVEHVLATQTLPLKPFKTMAITVEGTLKPGVSAKDIILAIIAKIGANGGQGYVLEFRGSAIRSLSMEGRMTICNMSIEAGARAGMIAPDETTFAYVKDKPHAPRGADWDDAVAYWRTLPSDEGAVYDAEVFLDADELEPFVTWGTNPGQGVSLSGVIPNPEQMTDPNERAAAERALEYMDLAPGTALKDVSVDAVFMGSCTNSRIEDLRQFASIVQGRAKAPGVRVMVVPGSARVRLEAEAEGLDKVFTDFGAEWRFAGCSMCLGMNPDQLAPGERCASTSNRNFEGRQGKGGRTHLVSPLVAAATAVLGRLASPSDLDALTLTEA, from the coding sequence ATGAGCACGATTCCCGACCGTCCGCGGACCCTCGCCGAGAAGGTGTGGGACGACCACCTCGTCGTGAAGGGTGAAGGCGGCAGCCCCGACCTCATCTACATCGACCTCCACCTCGTGCACGAGGTGACGAGCCCGCAGGCTTTCGACGGGCTCCGCGCCGAAGGTCGCCCCGTGCGTCGCCTTGACCTCACCATCGCGACCGAGGACCACAACACGCCGACCCTCGAGATCGACAAGCCGATCGCCGACCTCACGAGCCGTACCCAGATCGAGACCCTCCGACGCAACGCCGAGGAGTTCGGCGTCCGCCTGCATTCGCTGGGCGACAAGGAGCAGGGCATCGTCCACGTCGTGGGACCCCAGCTGGGTCTGACCATGCCGGGCATCACGGTCGTCTGCGGCGATTCGCACACCTCCACGCACGGCGCGTTCGGAGCCATGGCCTTCGGCATCGGCACGAGCGAGGTCGAGCACGTCCTCGCGACGCAGACGCTGCCGCTCAAACCCTTCAAGACGATGGCGATCACCGTCGAGGGGACGCTGAAGCCCGGTGTGAGCGCGAAGGACATCATCCTCGCGATCATCGCCAAGATCGGTGCCAACGGCGGTCAGGGCTACGTCCTGGAGTTCCGCGGATCCGCGATCCGCTCCCTCTCGATGGAGGGGCGCATGACGATCTGCAACATGTCGATCGAGGCGGGCGCCCGCGCCGGCATGATCGCCCCCGACGAGACGACGTTCGCGTACGTCAAAGACAAGCCGCACGCCCCTCGGGGCGCCGACTGGGACGACGCAGTCGCCTACTGGCGCACGCTCCCCTCCGACGAGGGGGCGGTCTACGACGCCGAGGTCTTCCTCGACGCCGACGAGCTGGAACCCTTCGTGACGTGGGGGACGAACCCCGGTCAGGGAGTGTCGCTGAGCGGCGTCATCCCGAACCCCGAGCAGATGACCGACCCCAATGAGCGCGCAGCGGCCGAACGCGCCCTCGAGTACATGGACCTCGCTCCGGGGACGGCGCTGAAGGACGTGTCGGTGGATGCCGTCTTCATGGGCTCGTGCACGAACAGCCGCATCGAGGACCTCCGTCAGTTCGCGTCGATCGTGCAGGGCCGGGCGAAGGCCCCGGGCGTTCGGGTGATGGTGGTCCCGGGCTCCGCCCGGGTGCGCCTCGAGGCCGAGGCCGAAGGGCTCGACAAGGTCTTCACCGACTTCGGAGCGGAGTGGCGCTTCGCCGGTTGTTCGATGTGCCTCGGCATGAACCCCGACCAGCTGGCGCCGGGAGAGCGATGCGCCTCGACGAGCAACCGCAACTTCGAGGGCCGGCAGGGCAAGGGCGGTCGCACACACCTCGTGTCGCCTTTGGTCGCCGCCGCGACGGCCGTCCTCGGCCGCCTCGCGAGCCCCAGCGATCTCGACGCACTGACCCTGACGGAGGCCTGA
- a CDS encoding O-acetylhomoserine aminocarboxypropyltransferase/cysteine synthase family protein: MTERAAGGFTTRQVHIGADAAPATPRAIPIHLTAGFTFDSFDDAAAHFGSGDGFGYSRTGNPTVDAVERKLASLEGGAEALLVASGQAAIAVALLGLLESGSHIVSSTHIYEGTRGLLLDNLARLGIETTFVDDIADPDAWRRAIRPETRVLFGESIANARNDVLDVAAIAAVGEAAGIPLIVDNTFATPYLLRPLEHGAAIVVHSASKFLSGHGSVLGGVIVDDGRFDGTRAGRLFPQLARRGPDGSPSPWERHAGRARIAHLRESVAPRYGPTPSPLTAFFVGQGIETLSLRVQRQSENALAVARWLDARPDVAAVDYAGLPTHPSHHLARTYLRGGYGSVFAVTLHGGLAAARAFIEELSVITHMTHLGDVRSLVLHPATTSHARRSPEQRTQHGVHPGTVRLSVGIEDVDDLIGDLARGLQAAASVAEPDVAVVA; the protein is encoded by the coding sequence ATGACCGAACGAGCCGCGGGCGGATTCACGACGCGTCAGGTGCACATCGGGGCGGATGCCGCACCGGCGACGCCGCGCGCCATCCCCATCCACCTCACCGCCGGTTTCACGTTCGACTCCTTCGACGACGCGGCCGCGCACTTCGGTTCGGGTGACGGGTTCGGTTACTCCCGCACCGGCAACCCGACGGTCGACGCCGTCGAGAGGAAGCTCGCATCCCTCGAGGGCGGTGCCGAGGCGCTCCTCGTCGCCTCCGGCCAAGCAGCGATCGCCGTCGCCCTCCTCGGCCTGCTCGAGTCGGGATCGCACATCGTCAGCTCGACGCACATCTATGAAGGCACGCGCGGGCTCCTCCTCGACAACCTCGCGCGCCTCGGCATCGAGACGACGTTCGTCGACGACATCGCGGATCCGGATGCGTGGCGTCGAGCGATCCGGCCCGAGACCCGCGTGCTGTTCGGCGAGTCGATCGCGAACGCACGGAACGACGTCCTGGACGTCGCGGCCATCGCCGCCGTGGGCGAGGCCGCCGGCATCCCGCTGATCGTCGACAACACGTTCGCGACTCCCTACCTCCTGCGTCCTCTCGAGCACGGAGCCGCGATCGTCGTGCACTCGGCGAGCAAATTCCTGTCGGGCCACGGATCCGTCCTGGGCGGAGTCATCGTCGACGACGGTCGGTTCGACGGCACGCGTGCGGGCCGACTGTTCCCCCAGCTCGCGCGGCGTGGTCCCGACGGCTCCCCCAGCCCGTGGGAACGCCACGCGGGGCGCGCGCGGATCGCTCACCTCCGAGAGAGCGTCGCCCCGCGATACGGGCCGACGCCGTCCCCGCTGACGGCGTTCTTCGTGGGTCAAGGCATCGAGACGCTCAGCCTCCGCGTACAGCGTCAGTCCGAGAACGCGCTTGCCGTGGCACGCTGGCTCGATGCCCGCCCCGACGTCGCAGCGGTCGACTACGCCGGCCTGCCGACGCATCCCAGCCATCACCTCGCGCGGACGTATCTGCGCGGCGGATACGGCTCCGTCTTCGCCGTGACCCTACACGGCGGTCTGGCCGCGGCGCGGGCGTTCATAGAGGAGCTCTCGGTCATCACCCACATGACCCACCTGGGAGATGTCCGCTCGCTCGTGCTCCACCCGGCGACGACGAGCCACGCACGCCGGTCACCGGAGCAGCGGACGCAGCACGGCGTCCACCCGGGGACGGTCCGACTTTCGGTCGGCATCGAGGACGTCGATGACCTCATCGGCGACCTCGCGCGAGGACTGCAGGCCGCGGCATCCGTCGCCGAACCCGATGTGGCGGTCGTGGCGTGA
- a CDS encoding LLM class flavin-dependent oxidoreductase, translating into MSRPQHFGWFLARGFGPHGWGHPYLDWDYDWTSPALYQQAARTLEQAGFDLLIIEDAPSLGSAATIDLRVRQAFGGPKLDPLLLAPYLFAATEHIGIVPTVNPAATLPYTAARQFATLQHLSGHRLGLNVVTDTGSARHFGTAPQLGHDAAYDRAEEWMSAVTALWRSWPEGALIADPAAGRYADGTLLEPTVHRGEYYSFDGPLNAIPFVQGEPVIVSPGGSTRGLGFAGANSDVQLALAPMTEDSVRAYRGRIHDEATAAGRSPDDITILFAIQPVVVSSPEEADRLVAASQHPDDRTLQAIAERQSSDLETDLTALDLDRPVDRGIFGEHVSHGSIRRLVGDHDEDAPLRTILAAHARLGRLRDGSGWVGTAGELADRIEEYGTWGNDGVLLWGDLHPVTVHRTLDELVPILRRRGILRREYDDTLRKNLRPF; encoded by the coding sequence GTGAGCCGTCCGCAGCACTTCGGCTGGTTCCTCGCCCGCGGATTCGGACCGCACGGCTGGGGCCATCCGTACCTCGACTGGGACTACGACTGGACCTCACCCGCGCTCTACCAGCAGGCGGCCCGCACCCTCGAACAGGCCGGATTCGACCTGCTCATCATCGAGGACGCACCCTCGCTCGGCTCGGCCGCGACGATCGACCTGCGCGTGCGGCAGGCCTTCGGCGGGCCGAAGCTCGACCCCCTCCTGCTCGCGCCGTACCTCTTCGCGGCCACCGAGCACATCGGGATCGTCCCCACCGTCAACCCGGCCGCGACCCTTCCGTACACCGCTGCCCGCCAGTTCGCGACGCTGCAGCACCTCAGCGGGCATCGGCTCGGCCTCAACGTCGTCACCGACACAGGCAGCGCGCGCCACTTCGGAACGGCGCCCCAGCTCGGTCACGACGCCGCGTACGACCGCGCCGAGGAATGGATGTCGGCGGTCACCGCGCTGTGGCGCAGCTGGCCCGAGGGTGCCCTGATCGCAGACCCCGCCGCGGGTCGCTACGCGGACGGCACGCTGCTGGAGCCAACCGTGCACCGGGGCGAGTACTACTCCTTCGACGGGCCGCTGAACGCGATCCCCTTCGTCCAGGGCGAGCCCGTCATCGTCTCGCCGGGCGGGTCGACGCGCGGTCTCGGCTTCGCCGGGGCGAACTCCGACGTGCAGCTCGCGCTCGCGCCGATGACCGAGGACTCGGTGCGGGCCTACCGTGGTCGCATCCACGACGAGGCGACCGCGGCCGGACGCTCGCCCGACGACATCACGATCCTGTTCGCCATCCAGCCGGTCGTCGTCTCCTCACCGGAGGAGGCCGACAGGCTGGTGGCCGCGTCGCAGCATCCCGACGACAGGACACTGCAGGCGATCGCCGAGCGCCAATCGAGCGACCTCGAGACCGACCTGACCGCACTCGACCTGGACCGCCCCGTCGACCGAGGGATCTTCGGCGAGCACGTCTCGCATGGCAGCATCCGCCGCCTCGTCGGGGATCACGACGAGGATGCGCCCTTGCGCACGATCCTCGCCGCGCACGCTCGGCTCGGCCGACTCCGAGACGGGTCCGGCTGGGTGGGAACCGCCGGCGAGCTGGCCGACCGCATCGAGGAGTACGGCACGTGGGGCAACGACGGTGTGCTCCTGTGGGGCGACCTGCACCCCGTCACCGTGCACCGCACGCTGGACGAGCTGGTGCCGATTCTGCGACGCCGCGGCATCCTCCGCCGCGAGTACGACGACACGCTGCGCAAGAACCTCCGACCGTTCTGA
- a CDS encoding TerC family protein — protein MELPLWFEVGSLVGLTLILVADLLLIIKRPHVPSTKESTLWVVFYVALALLFALLMLVVTNGEYAGQFVAGWLTEYSLSIDNLFVFVLIMSQFSVPRAAQQKVLMVGIIIALILRGIFILLGAAIIEQFSWVFYIFGAFLIYTAWKQAFDGDDEEDEEKKESFLVRLLRRRMKVSEEYDGAKVRTVIDGKKVFTPMIIVFAALGMTDLLFAIDSIPAIFGITQSAFIVFTANIFALMGLRQLYFLLGGLLDRLKYLHFGIAFILAFIGVKLVLHALHENELPFINGGEHVEWAPEISTWVSLGVIVGSMAVATVASLVAARREGLREPLPATGPTPVRHAEDVAEQQGTPRTVDPHPSDGDTSR, from the coding sequence ATGGAGCTCCCCCTCTGGTTCGAGGTCGGCTCGCTCGTCGGTCTGACGCTCATCCTCGTCGCCGACCTGCTGTTGATCATCAAGCGCCCGCACGTCCCGTCGACGAAGGAATCCACCCTCTGGGTCGTGTTCTACGTGGCGCTCGCCCTGCTGTTCGCGCTCCTGATGCTCGTCGTCACGAACGGGGAGTACGCGGGACAGTTCGTCGCGGGATGGCTGACCGAGTACAGCCTCTCCATCGACAACCTGTTCGTATTCGTCCTGATCATGAGCCAGTTCTCGGTGCCCCGCGCGGCGCAGCAGAAGGTGCTGATGGTCGGCATCATCATCGCGCTGATCCTCCGAGGTATCTTCATCCTCCTCGGCGCGGCCATCATCGAGCAGTTCAGCTGGGTCTTCTACATCTTCGGCGCCTTCCTCATCTACACCGCCTGGAAGCAGGCCTTCGACGGTGACGACGAGGAGGACGAGGAGAAGAAGGAGAGCTTCCTGGTCCGCCTGCTCCGTCGCCGCATGAAGGTCAGCGAGGAGTACGACGGCGCGAAGGTGCGCACCGTCATCGACGGCAAGAAGGTCTTCACGCCGATGATCATCGTGTTCGCGGCACTCGGCATGACCGACCTGCTGTTCGCGATCGACTCGATCCCGGCGATCTTCGGCATCACCCAGAGCGCCTTCATCGTCTTCACGGCGAACATCTTCGCGCTCATGGGGCTCCGCCAGCTCTACTTCCTCCTCGGAGGGCTGCTGGACCGGCTCAAATACCTCCACTTCGGCATCGCGTTCATCCTCGCCTTCATCGGCGTGAAGCTCGTCCTCCACGCCCTGCACGAGAACGAGCTCCCCTTCATCAACGGCGGCGAGCACGTCGAGTGGGCGCCGGAGATCTCGACATGGGTGTCGCTCGGTGTCATCGTCGGGTCGATGGCCGTCGCGACGGTCGCCAGCCTCGTCGCCGCGCGCCGCGAGGGACTGCGGGAGCCGCTGCCGGCGACGGGTCCCACTCCGGTCCGCCACGCGGAGGACGTCGCCGAACAGCAGGGCACGCCCCGCACGGTCGACCCGCACCCGTCGGACGGCGACACGTCGCGCTGA
- a CDS encoding RNA polymerase sigma factor yields MADPLAKSDADLVAAAASGDQQAFRELYRAYARPVYWLAHGLLGDTSDAEDVMQETFLVAWRRLPTLDLVSDSLLPWLVTICRFQSANRMRRQRRDRMNTDAAADETIPATVDVEDQVIGSALAERVVAELGTLSALDQQIFRLCATEGYAYAAAAEELGISHAVVRNRLSRVRTRLRTALGTEGS; encoded by the coding sequence ATGGCCGACCCGCTCGCGAAGAGTGACGCGGACCTGGTGGCAGCCGCGGCGAGCGGCGACCAGCAGGCCTTCCGCGAGCTCTATCGCGCGTACGCGCGACCGGTCTACTGGCTCGCCCACGGCCTCCTCGGAGACACATCGGATGCGGAGGACGTCATGCAGGAGACCTTCCTGGTCGCGTGGCGGCGCCTGCCGACGCTCGATCTCGTCAGCGACTCGCTTCTGCCCTGGCTCGTCACGATCTGCCGGTTCCAGAGCGCGAACAGGATGCGACGACAGCGGCGCGATCGCATGAACACCGATGCCGCGGCGGACGAGACGATCCCCGCGACCGTCGACGTCGAGGATCAGGTCATCGGTTCCGCGCTCGCCGAGCGCGTCGTCGCCGAGCTCGGAACGCTCTCGGCCCTCGATCAGCAGATCTTCCGGCTCTGCGCCACGGAAGGGTACGCCTACGCCGCTGCGGCCGAGGAGTTGGGCATCTCGCACGCCGTCGTCCGCAACCGCCTCTCGCGGGTCCGTACCCGGTTGCGGACCGCCCTGGGAACGGAGGGATCATGA
- a CDS encoding DUF4349 domain-containing protein translates to MTPDDIDLPTLTRTRQDEIERALFAEIADSSRPAREAPGRRRRRRRGWAYAGAAAAVIVVAGFIGPVLANGTGFGSAGSLADGAASGESMTRPDDGGGEMSGGTQVNGGSQDFEDSDAATTSVGERAVIARAEAHLEAEDPSNAADEIATKAQASGGYVESLNVSDATTGNTTRSDDARITVRVPASGLAEFLRDLDELGTVGATDISRDDVTAETTDLRARIASLETSAERLRVLISDAATTADVLAAEDALAQRQAELDSLRAQEKAFSDDVALSSATITISRPGQSVAAEPEGFGDGLATGWNALLVTLNGVVIGLGFLLPWLAVAAVVIVIVRAARRARRNRRARATTEES, encoded by the coding sequence ATGACTCCGGACGACATCGACCTCCCTACCCTCACCCGGACCCGGCAGGACGAGATCGAGCGGGCGCTCTTCGCCGAGATCGCCGATTCCTCGCGCCCGGCGCGGGAGGCACCGGGCCGTCGGCGTCGGCGTCGGCGCGGGTGGGCGTACGCCGGAGCAGCGGCGGCCGTCATCGTGGTCGCCGGTTTCATCGGTCCGGTTCTCGCGAACGGTACCGGTTTCGGCTCTGCCGGGTCCCTGGCTGACGGTGCCGCCTCCGGGGAGTCGATGACACGCCCCGACGACGGAGGCGGCGAGATGAGCGGCGGCACGCAGGTGAACGGCGGCAGCCAGGACTTCGAGGATTCCGACGCAGCGACGACCTCCGTCGGCGAGAGAGCCGTGATCGCTCGTGCCGAAGCCCACCTCGAGGCCGAGGACCCCTCAAACGCCGCAGATGAGATCGCGACGAAGGCCCAGGCATCCGGGGGCTACGTGGAATCCCTGAACGTCAGCGACGCGACGACGGGAAACACGACGCGATCAGACGACGCCCGCATCACCGTGCGCGTCCCGGCGTCGGGCCTCGCGGAGTTCCTGCGCGACCTCGACGAGCTCGGCACCGTCGGCGCGACCGACATCTCGCGGGACGACGTCACCGCCGAGACGACGGATCTGCGCGCCCGGATCGCGTCGCTCGAGACGTCCGCGGAGCGCCTTCGGGTACTGATCTCGGATGCCGCGACCACGGCGGACGTCCTCGCGGCTGAGGACGCCCTCGCGCAACGCCAGGCCGAGCTCGATTCGCTGCGGGCCCAGGAGAAGGCTTTCTCGGACGACGTCGCGCTGTCGAGCGCGACGATCACGATCTCTCGACCCGGCCAGTCGGTGGCCGCCGAACCGGAAGGTTTCGGTGACGGTCTCGCCACCGGGTGGAACGCCCTCCTCGTGACCCTCAACGGCGTCGTGATCGGGCTGGGATTCCTCCTCCCCTGGCTCGCGGTCGCCGCCGTCGTCATCGTCATCGTGCGCGCGGCACGGCGCGCACGACGGAACCGGCGCGCGAGGGCCACGACCGAAGAGTCGTGA